In a single window of the Ignavibacteria bacterium genome:
- a CDS encoding T9SS type A sorting domain-containing protein, with the protein MGENWILSLTAFTNNSIRTVHFPSNSTGYAGGKKFAILNDARIYKTTNGGASWDTVPVISRYEVRTLFFVNNNTGFAVTNNKILKTSNGGMIWDSVYSLQTTFNQIEFFDNSNGYLKSNQEILYTTNQGITWLSVITFNTLFLKNINEGLGKGALNNYNFLYKTTNRGANWSSITTGFTDDLWDVTFINSETGFTGGYNKIYKTTNSGFNWQVYMLNIEGWPPHVENIMFPNENTGYAGIDGGRVAKTTNCGVNWEVFETGNYDHLHGMSFPSVDTGYAVTKQGYYLKSVNGGINWSFTGPDTISYGDVQFMNNLTGFTGGFNFNSDIGIIKRTTNGGVNWQISYLDSILWINDICISPQNYWYAAGYGSYNGTAQSGIIYRSTNSGINWQYIKLPLSIASVTFPTALTGYASAYYNITYKTTNGGESWFATYCINADPSHGLFFINDNTGYGVNLYGQIIKTTTGGGVLINVEPQNYIVPRTYNLYQNYPNPFNPTTRIKFDIPKAMNTSLKIYDILGKEVSVVVDDFLIPGTYSFTFDGSNLSSGVYFYVLTGEEFIESKKMLLVK; encoded by the coding sequence ATGGGTGAGAATTGGATTTTAAGTCTTACTGCATTTACAAATAATTCTATTCGTACTGTTCACTTTCCAAGCAATAGCACAGGTTACGCCGGCGGCAAAAAATTCGCAATATTAAATGATGCAAGAATCTATAAAACCACCAATGGTGGAGCAAGCTGGGATACTGTCCCTGTAATTTCAAGATACGAAGTGAGAACATTGTTTTTTGTTAATAATAACACAGGGTTTGCGGTAACCAATAATAAAATACTGAAAACATCAAATGGAGGTATGATTTGGGATTCTGTTTATAGCCTTCAGACTACATTCAATCAAATTGAGTTTTTTGATAATTCAAACGGTTACTTAAAAAGTAACCAGGAAATCCTATACACCACTAATCAAGGAATCACCTGGTTAAGTGTTATAACTTTTAATACTTTATTTCTAAAAAATATAAATGAAGGTTTAGGAAAAGGAGCTTTAAATAATTATAATTTTTTATACAAAACTACAAATAGAGGAGCAAACTGGAGCAGTATTACAACAGGTTTTACGGATGATCTCTGGGATGTAACTTTTATAAATTCCGAAACGGGTTTCACTGGAGGGTATAATAAAATATATAAAACAACAAATTCCGGATTTAACTGGCAAGTATATATGCTAAATATAGAAGGATGGCCGCCGCATGTGGAAAATATTATGTTCCCGAATGAAAATACCGGTTATGCCGGTATCGATGGAGGCAGAGTGGCAAAAACTACAAACTGCGGTGTAAATTGGGAGGTATTTGAAACAGGGAATTATGATCATTTGCATGGTATGAGTTTTCCATCAGTTGATACGGGATATGCAGTAACCAAACAAGGCTATTATCTAAAATCCGTTAATGGCGGAATTAACTGGTCATTTACCGGTCCGGATACAATTTCTTATGGCGATGTACAATTTATGAATAATCTGACTGGTTTTACAGGAGGATTTAATTTTAACTCTGATATAGGAATCATTAAGAGAACAACCAATGGAGGAGTAAACTGGCAAATTAGTTATCTGGATTCAATATTATGGATTAATGATATTTGCATTTCCCCACAAAATTACTGGTATGCCGCAGGATATGGCAGTTATAACGGTACTGCTCAATCAGGTATAATCTACAGATCAACAAATTCTGGGATAAACTGGCAATATATTAAATTACCGCTTTCAATTGCTTCTGTTACTTTTCCAACTGCACTAACAGGATATGCTTCTGCATATTACAATATAACTTACAAAACCACCAATGGCGGTGAAAGCTGGTTTGCAACATACTGTATAAATGCAGACCCTTCTCATGGTTTATTTTTCATAAATGATAACACAGGTTATGGAGTAAATTTATATGGTCAGATCATCAAAACCACAACGGGCGGCGGTGTGCTTATAAATGTTGAACCGCAAAACTATATTGTGCCGCGTACATATAATTTGTATCAAAATTATCCAAATCCGTTTAACCCGACCACGAGAATTAAGTTCGATATTCCCAAAGCTATGAATACATCGCTTAAGATATATGATATTCTTGGGAAAGAAGTTTCTGTGGTAGTAGACGATTTCCTTATTCCCGGTACTTATTCATTTACTTTTGACGGAAGCAATTTATCAAGCGGTGTGTATTTTTATGTTTTAACCGGTGAGGAATTTATAGAATCAAAGAAAATGCTTCTTGTGAAATAA
- a CDS encoding beta-propeller fold lactonase family protein: protein MKKKFIFILSAFCGILTLNSINFMGCDSGTTTQLGEPVSFNRDIQPILAENCSFPGCHNSTDRQAGLDLTSWESTMLTGSTFGAEIIPYNAKWSHMTMHINRFDTNISPFSEPLMPQALMPYTNGMPLASNQLMKIVDWINQGAKNDNGQVAFENITNKAFITNQASDFVAVVNLDNNHLVRLINVGGRDNATQPLDAPHVITVDNQGRYFYVSLIAEGYIEKYDAMTYERVGRMFAGNSPAHIILSNDGTRGWYTNFDATLAQKEMKEFDTQSMTVTRVIDEFRMTKPHGLRLTHNEEYVLMATEGSEFLYLIQASTGQIIDTYPVDPSVPPNGTGTNNFIPYQVSITPDDKYAYITCLKSNDVRVFDIVNRAFILTIPVGLNPLAHEISPDGRWCYVPNRNSNSVSVIDLTTNTVVKTIANVGAQPHKIDFTADGRYAYVTCESVSGGFVHHPPSAGKTPGTTAVIDVLSGHNKIKDIEMASFPAGICITPGLGN from the coding sequence TTGAAAAAGAAATTTATCTTCATTTTATCAGCATTTTGCGGAATTCTTACCTTAAATTCTATTAATTTTATGGGTTGTGATTCAGGCACAACAACACAGCTTGGTGAGCCGGTTAGTTTTAACCGTGATATTCAGCCAATTTTGGCAGAAAATTGCAGCTTCCCGGGGTGCCATAATTCCACAGATAGACAGGCTGGACTTGACCTGACAAGCTGGGAATCAACAATGCTCACCGGTTCAACTTTCGGCGCTGAGATAATTCCCTACAATGCAAAATGGTCTCATATGACGATGCATATTAACAGGTTCGATACCAACATATCGCCATTTTCAGAGCCACTTATGCCTCAGGCATTGATGCCATATACCAACGGCATGCCGCTTGCTTCCAACCAGTTAATGAAGATTGTTGACTGGATCAACCAGGGGGCTAAAAACGATAACGGACAAGTAGCGTTTGAGAATATTACCAACAAAGCATTCATTACGAACCAGGCAAGCGATTTTGTTGCTGTTGTGAATCTTGATAACAATCATTTAGTTAGGCTTATTAATGTAGGGGGTCGTGATAACGCAACCCAGCCACTTGATGCGCCGCATGTTATTACTGTAGATAACCAGGGAAGGTATTTTTATGTAAGCTTAATAGCTGAAGGTTATATAGAAAAATACGATGCAATGACCTATGAAAGAGTTGGAAGAATGTTTGCAGGGAATTCACCCGCTCATATAATCCTCTCTAATGACGGAACCAGGGGCTGGTACACTAATTTTGACGCGACACTTGCACAGAAAGAAATGAAGGAGTTCGATACACAGTCAATGACAGTCACCCGGGTTATTGATGAGTTCCGTATGACAAAGCCACACGGCCTAAGGCTTACACACAATGAAGAGTATGTATTAATGGCTACTGAAGGCAGTGAGTTTCTTTACCTGATACAGGCATCAACCGGACAGATAATTGATACATACCCGGTCGATCCTTCTGTTCCCCCCAACGGTACCGGCACAAATAATTTTATACCTTACCAGGTATCAATTACACCTGATGATAAATATGCATATATAACATGCCTAAAATCAAATGACGTACGCGTTTTTGATATTGTAAACAGGGCTTTCATTTTAACCATACCAGTTGGCCTGAACCCTCTTGCGCATGAAATATCACCTGACGGCAGGTGGTGTTACGTACCAAACCGCAACAGCAACTCGGTTTCTGTTATTGACCTGACTACAAATACTGTTGTTAAAACAATTGCAAATGTTGGCGCACAGCCCCATAAGATCGATTTTACCGCAGACGGAAGGTACGCATATGTAACATGTGAATCAGTCAGCGGAGGATTTGTACATCACCCGCCTAGTGCAGGTAAAACCCCGGGAACAACAGCGGTTATCGATGTATTATCAGGCCATAACAAGATCAAAGATATTGAGATGGCTTCATTCCCTGCCGGTATATGCATAACACCGGGACTGGGAAATTAA
- a CDS encoding T9SS type A sorting domain-containing protein — MRKIIFIIPSVLVISGLYLLLSGNFYNSPEEAFLKYKKNAPGDWFFYQRSYPLGDIPYEKYYDAMEEKKVMQQMDNPTSMLNWTPNGPYNIGGRITAIAVNPQNPNIIIAGAAAGGIFKTTNGGLNWTAKTDQWPSLSVGALVMHPVNPNIIYCGTGEGNSAIDVYPGFGVLKSTDMGETWNISGLTEALHIPAMDIHPLDPNIIYASVMAFRSFGQNKGIYKSTNGGVNWNKVLFVSDSTSGVDVKVSPDDLNLVYAAMWERIRTPPSISKTGGISSGLYRSSNGGANWQLLGVSQGIPAPAVTTGRISIAVSRSNPNFVYSIFKTTTGNNISGIYKSSNKGLNWTAMPMSGVQSSGFDWYFGLIEVDPTDHNKVYIGSVDIFRTTNGTSWVNLTNSYSGTFDQQHPDQHVLWINPASPNNLICGNDGGIFETNTGNAPWTKSYDLPITQFYATNIDNLNPVRKIGGSQDNGSKITFTGGTANWEVIYGGDGFTAHVDYTNSNIIYCTSQNGGLGRSTNNGASFSDITNGLSGRFNWSTPYILDNTDPAILYVGSHMLFRSTNRGSSWTAISGDLTRGPNGRLGTITCITSGVLGNNQRVIYTGTDDAKVSVTTNSGANWLDVTGSLPQRYITDIICDRRDPAKAYVTLSGFNVDERNTHVYRTTNYGANWINISGNLLNVPVNSVIVDHIRDSVLFIGCDAGVYYTTNFGTSWSLLGTGLPNAPVFDINYHAGSQILCAGTHGRSMYEISTANIPIGIIGSSEIAEKFSLSQNYPNPFNPVTNIKFSIPKADYVRLKVYDIRGSEVAVLLNKNMPKGEYTYEFDASNLPSGVYFYTLKTEKFTSTKKMILVK; from the coding sequence ATGCGAAAAATTATTTTTATAATACCTTCTGTTTTGGTAATATCCGGTTTATATTTACTGCTTTCAGGCAACTTTTACAATTCACCTGAAGAAGCTTTCCTGAAATACAAAAAAAATGCGCCGGGTGACTGGTTCTTCTACCAGCGGTCTTATCCTTTGGGTGATATTCCTTACGAGAAATATTATGATGCTATGGAAGAAAAAAAGGTGATGCAGCAAATGGATAATCCAACATCTATGCTGAACTGGACGCCCAACGGACCCTATAATATCGGCGGCAGAATTACAGCTATTGCTGTAAATCCACAGAACCCAAATATAATTATAGCAGGTGCCGCAGCAGGGGGAATTTTCAAAACAACCAACGGCGGGTTGAACTGGACAGCTAAAACCGACCAGTGGCCAAGCCTTTCAGTTGGTGCGCTGGTAATGCATCCTGTGAATCCAAATATCATTTACTGCGGCACAGGTGAAGGGAACAGCGCTATTGATGTGTACCCCGGTTTTGGTGTGCTTAAATCAACTGATATGGGTGAAACATGGAATATTTCAGGCCTAACCGAAGCTCTCCATATTCCGGCAATGGATATACATCCGCTGGACCCGAATATTATTTATGCATCAGTTATGGCTTTCCGTTCATTCGGGCAGAACAAAGGTATTTATAAATCTACGAACGGGGGAGTGAACTGGAACAAAGTGCTTTTTGTATCAGATTCAACTTCGGGCGTTGATGTAAAAGTATCACCTGATGACCTGAACCTTGTGTATGCTGCAATGTGGGAGCGTATCCGGACTCCTCCATCTATATCCAAGACAGGCGGCATATCAAGCGGTTTGTACCGCTCTTCAAATGGCGGCGCTAACTGGCAGCTGCTTGGCGTATCCCAGGGAATTCCAGCTCCGGCCGTTACTACCGGAAGGATAAGTATTGCCGTTTCACGTTCCAACCCGAATTTTGTATATTCAATTTTTAAAACTACCACAGGCAATAATATCAGCGGTATTTATAAGTCATCCAACAAAGGATTAAACTGGACGGCTATGCCAATGTCAGGTGTTCAGTCTTCGGGGTTTGACTGGTATTTCGGACTTATAGAAGTTGACCCCACTGACCATAATAAAGTATATATAGGCAGTGTTGATATTTTCAGGACAACAAACGGCACAAGCTGGGTTAACTTAACAAATTCATACAGCGGTACTTTTGACCAGCAGCACCCTGACCAGCATGTATTATGGATTAATCCCGCAAGCCCAAATAACCTTATATGCGGAAATGACGGCGGAATTTTTGAAACCAATACCGGCAATGCCCCATGGACAAAAAGCTATGACCTGCCGATCACACAATTTTACGCAACTAATATTGATAATTTAAATCCGGTAAGAAAAATTGGCGGCTCACAGGATAACGGTTCCAAAATTACATTTACCGGGGGTACTGCCAACTGGGAAGTTATCTACGGCGGTGACGGTTTTACCGCTCATGTTGATTATACAAATTCCAATATAATATACTGTACATCGCAAAACGGCGGACTTGGACGAAGCACAAATAACGGCGCTTCATTCAGTGATATTACAAACGGTTTAAGCGGAAGGTTCAACTGGTCAACACCGTATATTCTGGATAATACTGATCCCGCAATATTGTATGTTGGCAGCCATATGCTTTTCCGTTCCACAAACCGCGGAAGCTCATGGACAGCAATAAGCGGTGACCTGACACGCGGCCCCAACGGAAGGCTTGGTACAATTACATGTATTACAAGCGGTGTGCTTGGCAATAACCAGCGGGTAATTTATACCGGCACAGATGATGCTAAGGTTTCAGTTACCACAAACTCAGGGGCAAACTGGCTTGATGTTACCGGTTCGCTTCCGCAAAGATATATTACTGATATTATCTGTGACCGCAGAGATCCGGCGAAGGCTTATGTAACTTTAAGCGGGTTTAATGTTGATGAAAGAAATACTCATGTATACAGAACTACAAATTACGGTGCAAACTGGATAAATATTTCAGGCAACCTGCTGAATGTTCCTGTAAATTCCGTAATTGTAGATCATATCAGGGATTCAGTTTTATTTATTGGATGTGATGCCGGGGTTTATTATACCACAAACTTTGGTACAAGCTGGTCTTTACTTGGTACCGGTCTGCCAAACGCACCGGTGTTTGATATAAACTATCATGCAGGCTCACAGATATTATGCGCCGGAACTCACGGAAGGTCAATGTATGAGATCAGTACAGCAAATATTCCCATTGGAATTATCGGCAGCAGTGAAATTGCTGAGAAGTTTTCACTAAGTCAAAATTACCCGAATCCGTTCAATCCCGTTACCAATATTAAATTCTCTATTCCCAAAGCTGATTATGTACGGCTGAAGGTTTATGATATCAGGGGGAGTGAAGTTGCTGTGCTGCTGAATAAAAATATGCCTAAAGGTGAATATACCTATGAATTTGACGCTTCAAATCTTCCAAGCGGGGTTTATTTTTATACCTTAAAGACAGAAAAATTTACTTCAACCAAAAAAATGATCTTGGTGAAATAA
- a CDS encoding FAD-dependent monooxygenase, translating into MQNITIVGAGLAGSLLSVYLAKRGFNVNVYERRPDMRTADISAGKSINLALSTRGIHALKEVGLYDEIKKISIPMYGRMIHTPDGTTSLQPYGKDNSEYINSVSRGDLNKKLMDLAEGFPSVKFHFNIPCTGIDLRSNTIKFYNESTGQNEELSADIAIATDGATSPVRMEMLKIPRFDFKQEYENYGYKELHIPPNPDGTFKMETNALHIWPRGSFMLIALPNMDGSFTCTLFLAYDSSLGGENSFEALGDKQAVQRFFEKNFPDAVKLMPELLNDFFENPTGTLITVKCYPWCLNGKTALLGDSAHAIVPFFGQGMNAAFEDCTYLNECIDKYPGQWDKIFSAYQQMRKPNTDAIADLAQENFIEMRDLVADERFQLKKKIEALLYKKYPEVFIPKYTMVTFLRVPYSTALKRGRIQESILHELSEGISAPENIDLDFARRLISERLSEPLNI; encoded by the coding sequence ATGCAAAATATAACAATTGTTGGCGCCGGACTTGCCGGCTCCCTTCTTTCAGTTTACCTCGCCAAAAGAGGTTTTAATGTAAACGTATATGAACGCCGCCCTGATATGCGTACTGCAGATATCTCAGCGGGTAAATCAATAAATCTGGCTCTTTCTACGCGCGGCATACATGCATTGAAAGAAGTTGGGCTGTATGATGAGATTAAAAAAATATCAATCCCTATGTATGGCAGAATGATACATACGCCTGATGGCACAACATCTTTGCAGCCATATGGAAAAGATAACAGTGAGTATATTAATTCAGTATCCAGGGGTGATCTCAACAAAAAGCTTATGGATCTTGCTGAAGGCTTTCCTTCAGTAAAGTTTCACTTTAATATTCCCTGCACAGGTATCGATCTGAGATCAAACACCATAAAATTCTACAACGAAAGTACCGGGCAAAACGAAGAATTAAGCGCTGATATAGCTATTGCGACCGATGGCGCTACGTCGCCTGTCAGAATGGAAATGCTCAAAATTCCCCGGTTTGATTTTAAGCAGGAATATGAAAATTACGGTTATAAAGAGCTTCACATTCCGCCTAATCCTGATGGCACATTTAAAATGGAAACCAATGCCCTGCATATCTGGCCGCGCGGCTCTTTTATGTTAATTGCATTGCCTAACATGGATGGAAGCTTCACATGCACATTGTTTCTTGCTTATGACAGTTCATTAGGAGGTGAAAACAGCTTCGAAGCACTGGGCGATAAGCAGGCAGTACAGCGATTCTTTGAAAAGAACTTTCCGGATGCAGTTAAGCTAATGCCGGAATTGCTCAATGATTTTTTTGAAAATCCAACGGGTACTTTAATTACGGTAAAATGTTATCCGTGGTGCCTTAACGGAAAAACAGCTTTGCTGGGTGATTCAGCCCATGCAATTGTTCCTTTTTTCGGGCAGGGTATGAATGCCGCTTTCGAAGACTGCACTTACCTTAATGAGTGCATTGATAAATATCCCGGGCAGTGGGATAAGATCTTCAGCGCTTACCAGCAGATGAGAAAGCCAAACACAGATGCAATTGCAGACCTAGCGCAGGAAAACTTCATCGAAATGCGCGACCTGGTTGCTGATGAACGGTTTCAGCTTAAAAAGAAGATTGAAGCGCTGTTATATAAAAAATACCCGGAAGTTTTCATTCCTAAATATACCATGGTCACATTTTTAAGGGTACCTTATTCCACGGCTTTAAAAAGAGGCAGGATACAGGAATCAATTCTGCACGAGCTGAGCGAAGGAATTTCCGCACCCGAAAATATTGATCTTGATTTCGCCCGCAGATTGATCAGTGAAAGACTTTCAGAACCATTGAATATTTAA
- the kynU gene encoding kynureninase — protein MNYENKIEFALQMDSSDPLHSHRMKFHIPKTKEGNDVIYFAGNSLGLQPKTVRQYVEQELLDWEKMGVEGHMHAKYPWLPYHEFLTEQTAALVGAKPEEVVNMNSLTVNLHLMMVSFYRPTKERNKILIEANAFPSDHYAVQSQIKFHGFDSAKCLIEMKPRDGELTIRTEDLIERIDKEGDSIALIMFAGVNYYTGQAFEIEKITAAAHNKGCLAGFDLAHAAGNLKLELNKWGCDFAVWCSYKYLNGGPGAIAGAFVHKKHLLDMNIPKFWGWWGQDKATRFLMDHDFRPIPTVESWQLSNPPILQLAALRASLDIFHETGMDNLRKKSEMLTGFAEYLVNENNNGNIEIITPASASERGCQLSIRAKSNGKALHTKLNNEGVICDWREPDVIRIAPVPLYNTYEDVWNFVKLLYS, from the coding sequence ATGAATTACGAGAATAAAATTGAGTTTGCTTTGCAAATGGATTCAAGTGATCCCCTGCATTCACACAGAATGAAATTCCACATTCCCAAAACCAAGGAGGGGAATGATGTTATTTATTTTGCGGGTAATTCCCTTGGACTACAGCCAAAGACCGTCAGGCAGTATGTTGAGCAGGAACTGCTCGACTGGGAAAAAATGGGTGTTGAAGGGCACATGCATGCAAAATACCCATGGCTGCCATACCATGAATTTCTGACTGAACAAACCGCTGCTTTGGTTGGAGCAAAACCCGAAGAAGTGGTGAATATGAACTCACTTACCGTTAACCTGCATCTTATGATGGTTTCTTTCTACAGGCCAACTAAAGAACGTAATAAAATTCTCATCGAAGCAAACGCATTCCCGTCTGATCACTACGCCGTGCAGTCTCAGATCAAATTTCACGGTTTCGATTCTGCAAAATGCCTTATAGAAATGAAACCGCGTGATGGTGAACTGACTATCCGGACGGAAGATTTAATCGAGCGGATAGATAAAGAAGGTGATTCCATAGCGTTAATTATGTTTGCCGGCGTAAACTATTACACCGGACAGGCGTTTGAAATAGAAAAAATAACAGCAGCTGCGCATAATAAAGGATGTTTGGCAGGATTTGATCTGGCGCATGCTGCAGGAAATTTAAAGCTTGAGCTTAATAAATGGGGCTGTGACTTTGCAGTCTGGTGTTCATATAAATATTTAAACGGGGGTCCCGGCGCCATAGCCGGTGCTTTTGTTCACAAAAAGCACCTGCTTGATATGAATATTCCCAAGTTCTGGGGATGGTGGGGGCAGGATAAAGCTACCCGCTTTCTTATGGATCATGATTTCCGTCCCATCCCTACTGTTGAAAGCTGGCAGCTCAGCAACCCGCCCATTTTGCAGCTGGCGGCATTACGCGCATCGCTTGATATTTTCCATGAAACCGGAATGGATAACCTGCGTAAAAAAAGTGAGATGTTGACGGGCTTTGCAGAATACCTGGTAAATGAAAATAATAACGGTAATATAGAGATCATTACTCCTGCATCTGCAAGTGAACGCGGGTGCCAGCTTTCCATTAGAGCTAAATCAAATGGTAAAGCTCTGCATACAAAACTGAACAATGAAGGTGTAATTTGTGACTGGCGCGAACCGGATGTAATTCGCATAGCCCCCGTTCCGCTCTATAATACCTATGAAGATGTATGGAATTTTGTAAAGTTGTTGTATAGCTAA
- a CDS encoding FKBP-type peptidyl-prolyl cis-trans isomerase, whose protein sequence is MKKAILFLFILTFSISAQNSDTVTTSSGLKYIILKSGNGKRSEAGKVAEVHYTGWLLDGKKFDSSRDRKEPFEFTLGAKQVIAGWDEGVALMKIGDEFRLILPPNLAYGERGAGEIIPPNATLVFDVELLGVHKPKKSIVDTLMAIIINKNVSKAIDTYWDLYSEKEKEYNFKESQLNILGYQLLQVGLNKEAVKIFELNIEQYPESANVYDSMGEGCMIAGDNKNAIKNYEKSLEIDPKNENAKKMLEQLKNKN, encoded by the coding sequence ATGAAAAAAGCAATTTTATTCTTATTCATTCTTACTTTCAGTATATCAGCCCAAAACAGTGATACAGTTACAACTTCAAGCGGTTTAAAATATATAATATTAAAAAGCGGAAATGGTAAAAGATCCGAAGCAGGCAAAGTTGCCGAAGTACATTATACCGGCTGGCTGCTTGACGGCAAAAAATTTGATTCCTCCAGGGATAGAAAAGAACCGTTTGAATTTACTCTCGGCGCAAAACAGGTTATAGCCGGTTGGGATGAAGGCGTAGCCTTAATGAAGATAGGCGATGAGTTCAGGCTTATACTTCCTCCAAATCTTGCTTATGGTGAGCGTGGTGCGGGAGAAATCATTCCGCCAAACGCTACACTTGTGTTTGATGTTGAGCTGCTTGGTGTGCATAAGCCTAAAAAATCCATTGTTGATACACTGATGGCAATAATTATAAATAAAAATGTTAGTAAAGCGATAGATACTTACTGGGACCTTTACAGCGAAAAGGAAAAAGAATACAATTTCAAAGAAAGCCAGCTTAACATTCTTGGTTACCAGCTTCTGCAGGTTGGACTGAATAAAGAAGCCGTAAAAATATTTGAGCTTAATATAGAGCAGTATCCTGAATCAGCCAATGTATATGACAGTATGGGAGAAGGTTGCATGATAGCAGGCGATAATAAAAATGCGATAAAGAATTATGAAAAATCACTGGAGATTGACCCCAAAAATGAGAATGCTAAAAAAATGCTGGAACAGCTTAAGAATAAAAATTAA
- a CDS encoding T9SS type A sorting domain-containing protein has protein sequence MKKYCLFVALFFINFSLIYSQYTSPESVVYDSVYNRWLVTNSGGVIKQRNNATGVVTDFAPSGSGSHGIRIYNGRVYACAGSTIKGFSLATGTQEFTATLSGASFLNGLGIDQSTGIAYISDFTGQKIYKLNLNTGAWWIYVPTAGGQPNGVYVDSPRNRLLICYWGSNAAIKQVNLVDSSLTTITNTGHNNCDGIYLDKYDNVYISSWSPAPAKILRYDINFTLPVTIVINSGLSNPADIYINKNGDTLGVPNSGNNTVTFHNIGNIAGVQQVNSNIPEKFALHQNFPNPFNPVTKITFDITESSANLKLAVYSTLGQMTAILVNEALTAGSYEVSFDAGKLSSGVYYYRLETASYTDMKKMVLIK, from the coding sequence GTGAAGAAGTATTGTTTATTTGTTGCACTATTTTTCATAAATTTTTCCCTCATTTATTCCCAGTACACAAGTCCGGAAAGTGTAGTTTATGATTCTGTATATAACAGGTGGCTGGTAACTAATTCCGGCGGTGTGATAAAACAAAGGAACAATGCCACAGGCGTGGTAACTGATTTTGCGCCATCGGGCTCCGGCAGCCATGGTATAAGGATTTACAACGGCAGGGTTTACGCCTGCGCGGGAAGCACGATAAAAGGATTTTCACTCGCAACCGGAACACAGGAATTTACCGCTACTTTGAGCGGAGCATCGTTTCTTAACGGATTAGGTATAGACCAGTCAACGGGTATTGCGTATATTTCAGATTTTACCGGACAAAAAATTTACAAGCTGAATTTAAATACCGGTGCATGGTGGATCTACGTACCAACTGCAGGTGGACAGCCTAACGGCGTGTATGTTGATTCACCCCGCAACAGGCTGCTTATATGTTACTGGGGAAGCAATGCGGCAATTAAGCAGGTAAATCTTGTTGATTCATCGCTCACTACAATTACAAACACCGGTCATAATAACTGTGACGGAATTTATCTTGATAAATATGATAATGTATATATTTCTTCATGGTCACCTGCTCCCGCTAAAATACTGAGGTATGATATCAATTTTACTTTGCCGGTTACTATAGTAATCAACAGCGGCTTAAGCAATCCGGCTGATATATATATTAATAAAAACGGTGATACTCTTGGTGTACCAAACAGCGGCAACAATACTGTAACATTCCATAATATAGGAAATATTGCGGGGGTACAGCAGGTAAATTCAAATATTCCGGAAAAGTTCGCACTTCATCAAAACTTCCCTAACCCGTTTAATCCTGTTACAAAAATTACATTTGATATTACTGAAAGCTCCGCTAATTTAAAATTGGCAGTTTACAGTACCCTAGGCCAAATGACAGCAATTCTGGTTAATGAAGCGCTGACTGCCGGCAGTTATGAAGTAAGCTTTGATGCGGGTAAACTTTCATCAGGAGTATATTATTACAGGCTTGAAACAGCCAGTTATACTGATATGAAAAAGATGGTACTTATTAAATAA